From Chthonomonas sp., the proteins below share one genomic window:
- a CDS encoding helix-turn-helix transcriptional regulator: MAKRTRQSSISIETDILLTTIREARESAGLSQREVGRRLGFHPTVYHKVESGARVLDVVEFVALARAVGIDPIELLGDFLVKLQHRRVEYSKPIDE; the protein is encoded by the coding sequence TTGGCTAAGCGCACTCGACAATCCTCAATCTCCATTGAGACTGACATTCTGCTCACGACGATTCGTGAGGCAAGAGAGTCGGCAGGCTTGTCGCAACGAGAGGTTGGTCGAAGGCTAGGCTTTCACCCCACGGTTTACCACAAGGTGGAGAGCGGAGCAAGAGTTTTGGACGTGGTAGAGTTCGTGGCACTTGCCCGAGCTGTTGGAATCGACCCGATTGAGCTGCTCGGCGACTTCTTAGTGAAGCTGCAGCATCGCAGGGTTGAATACTCGAAACCAATCGACGAATAA
- a CDS encoding sigma-70 family RNA polymerase sigma factor: MENTPCKSGATALLDSDNHTSSNSTEFRFGSPLLERLGRNINSLARKYSSKRTSLDFEDARQELILGVLIASERVDPTRSQCEIDRYLLYSAECHLRSTIDCVGGVRCPSQKCKARNLALTKKSYGQELSPDERETLGALVFQFLELDAPTCADYPERFWCTAMNDLDSDLYVKLLMEKLPIQVAHALSLIYLEEYTYSEAAEILQVADSQLRSHLQVAKRMLQREVATAFQCAQP; the protein is encoded by the coding sequence ATGGAAAACACACCATGCAAATCAGGCGCAACCGCCCTTCTCGACTCCGACAACCACACCTCTTCGAACAGTACCGAATTCCGGTTCGGAAGCCCACTTCTCGAACGACTTGGGCGCAACATCAACTCTCTTGCTCGCAAGTATTCGTCAAAACGAACATCGCTAGATTTTGAGGACGCTCGCCAAGAGCTCATTTTAGGCGTGCTCATCGCCTCAGAACGAGTTGACCCTACTCGCTCCCAATGTGAAATCGACCGCTATCTTCTCTATTCGGCAGAATGTCACCTGCGTTCGACAATTGATTGCGTCGGCGGAGTGCGCTGCCCTTCGCAAAAGTGCAAAGCTCGAAACCTGGCCCTTACCAAGAAATCATATGGACAAGAGCTTTCACCGGATGAGCGAGAGACACTTGGTGCGCTTGTGTTCCAGTTCCTAGAGCTTGACGCCCCCACTTGCGCAGACTACCCCGAGCGATTCTGGTGCACGGCAATGAACGACCTGGACTCAGACCTCTACGTGAAACTCCTCATGGAGAAGCTTCCCATCCAAGTCGCCCATGCACTGTCTCTCATTTACTTGGAAGAGTACACGTATTCTGAAGCGGCGGAGATTCTTCAGGTTGCGGATAGCCAGCTTCGTTCCCACTTGCAAGTTGCTAAGCGCATGCTGCAACGGGAGGTGGCGACCGCCTTCCAGTGCGCTCAGCCTTGA
- a CDS encoding type IV toxin-antitoxin system AbiEi family antitoxin domain-containing protein — translation MEHSHQAEKEFVRAKGVVRSRDWTAAGYSRVSLTRLLRAGEIQRLARGLYGLSDHGFTEWHDLALVALAVPSAVVSLVSALAFHGIGTQLPYETWIAVPERTRTPKLAQKLRVVRFSEPYFSAGITTHVVEGVKSASTHPQRLSPIAFGCARKWDMTWRLKPLRRAGVCKSSHSRNSTTLPNSTGWTALCAPISRP, via the coding sequence ATGGAACATTCGCACCAAGCCGAGAAGGAGTTCGTCCGTGCAAAAGGGGTTGTTCGCAGTCGCGATTGGACTGCCGCGGGGTACTCACGGGTCTCGCTTACGAGGCTCCTGCGGGCTGGTGAGATTCAGCGCCTCGCGCGCGGTCTTTACGGCCTGTCCGACCACGGTTTCACCGAATGGCACGACCTCGCTCTCGTCGCGCTGGCGGTTCCATCCGCAGTTGTTTCCCTGGTTTCGGCTCTCGCCTTCCACGGAATCGGGACTCAGCTACCTTACGAGACTTGGATTGCCGTGCCAGAGCGAACTCGAACGCCGAAACTCGCTCAGAAACTGCGAGTTGTACGCTTCTCTGAGCCCTACTTCTCGGCCGGCATCACCACGCACGTCGTTGAGGGTGTCAAGTCCGCATCTACTCACCCGCAAAGACTGTCGCCGATTGCTTTCGGCTGCGCTCGCAAGTGGGATATGACTTGGCGATTGAAGCCCTTAAGGAGGGCTGGCGTCTGCAAAAGTTCACATTCGAGGAACTCGACCACTTTGCCAAACTCAACCGGGTGGACCGCATTATGCGCCCCGATATCGAGGCCATAA
- a CDS encoding HNH endonuclease, whose product MTNQEVLLLNSDFEPLNVTNIRRALALVMLGKAEILENHEEAIITTRGELEPPSIVKMRYHVRRPLPQLRLSRHSILARDAYTCQYCGAKGKDLTIDHVKPRWMGGPNTWDNLVACCRKCNLRKGDKTVEKANMKLLRPPRRPHFIPYISLPAYQKAMRRESWAFYLPVYDAFASKGS is encoded by the coding sequence ATGACGAATCAGGAAGTGCTGCTGTTAAATTCGGACTTTGAGCCGCTGAACGTAACCAACATTAGGCGCGCCTTGGCGCTCGTAATGCTGGGGAAGGCGGAGATTCTGGAGAACCACGAGGAGGCGATCATCACCACGCGCGGCGAACTCGAACCTCCGAGCATCGTAAAGATGCGCTACCACGTGCGCCGACCGCTGCCGCAGCTGCGACTCTCGCGCCATTCGATCCTCGCGCGGGATGCCTACACCTGTCAGTATTGCGGGGCAAAGGGCAAAGATTTGACCATTGACCACGTGAAGCCGCGCTGGATGGGCGGCCCCAACACCTGGGACAACCTCGTCGCCTGTTGCCGGAAATGCAACCTGCGCAAGGGCGATAAGACGGTGGAAAAGGCGAACATGAAGTTGCTTCGCCCGCCGCGCCGACCGCACTTCATCCCGTACATTTCGCTCCCCGCGTACCAAAAAGCCATGCGCCGCGAGAGCTGGGCGTTCTACCTTCCGGTCTATGATGCCTTCGCCTCTAAGGGCAGTTAG
- a CDS encoding phosphoglycerate kinase, translating into MREVSSLSDLKGRRVLVRCDFNVPMDGATITDDRRIVGALPTINFLREQGAKVILCSHLGRPKGVTPEFTLAPVAARLTELLGTRVRLLNDCVGEEVAAEVGKMTDGEVVLLENVRFHPEEEKNDPDFAKPLASLADIYVNDAFGTAHRAHASTEGVAHLIPGYAGFLIIKEMEFLGKAIANPKRPFVAILGGAKVKDKITVIDNLLPKVDKLIIGGGMAFTFLKAQGHEIGKSLLDESNIEYAAELLKNHGDKLMLPTDVVVAKELSETAATSVVGADAIPADQLGADIGPETLQAFSEVIRCAGTVIWNGPMGVFEMTPFEAGTKGVAIALTESAGTTIVGGGDSAAAMEQFDLAEKVSHVSTGGGASLEFLEGKALPGIVALQ; encoded by the coding sequence ATGCGAGAAGTTTCCTCCCTGAGCGACCTTAAGGGCCGGCGTGTGCTGGTTCGTTGCGACTTCAATGTGCCGATGGATGGCGCGACCATCACCGACGATCGGCGCATCGTCGGCGCGTTGCCGACCATCAACTTTCTGCGCGAACAAGGTGCGAAGGTGATCCTGTGCTCGCACCTCGGTCGCCCGAAGGGCGTGACGCCCGAGTTCACTCTCGCACCCGTGGCCGCTCGGCTGACCGAACTTCTCGGCACCAGGGTTCGCCTTCTCAACGATTGCGTGGGCGAAGAGGTCGCCGCCGAAGTCGGCAAAATGACCGATGGCGAAGTCGTGCTGTTGGAGAATGTGCGGTTCCACCCCGAGGAGGAGAAGAACGACCCCGACTTCGCGAAGCCACTCGCCAGCCTGGCCGACATCTACGTGAACGACGCCTTTGGCACGGCCCACCGCGCTCACGCCAGCACCGAGGGGGTCGCCCACCTTATCCCGGGTTACGCGGGCTTCCTCATCATCAAGGAAATGGAGTTTTTGGGCAAGGCGATCGCGAATCCGAAGCGGCCTTTCGTCGCGATTTTGGGCGGCGCGAAGGTCAAGGACAAGATCACCGTCATCGACAATTTGCTACCCAAGGTGGACAAGCTCATCATCGGCGGGGGCATGGCGTTTACCTTCCTCAAGGCGCAAGGGCACGAAATCGGCAAGTCGCTGCTCGATGAATCCAACATCGAATACGCCGCCGAACTGCTCAAGAACCACGGTGACAAGCTGATGCTGCCGACCGACGTCGTGGTCGCCAAAGAACTCAGCGAAACGGCGGCCACCAGCGTGGTGGGGGCCGACGCGATTCCCGCCGACCAACTCGGGGCGGACATCGGGCCGGAAACGCTGCAAGCCTTCAGCGAGGTTATTCGCTGCGCGGGCACGGTCATCTGGAACGGCCCCATGGGCGTGTTCGAAATGACGCCGTTTGAAGCGGGCACCAAGGGTGTCGCGATTGCGCTGACCGAATCAGCCGGCACCACCATCGTGGGCGGCGGCGATAGCGCGGCCGCCATGGAGCAGTTCGACCTCGCCGAAAAGGTAAGCCACGTCAGCACCGGCGGTGGCGCATCGCTGGAATTTTTGGAAGGAAAGGCGCTGCCGGGCATCGTCGCGCTGCAATAA
- a CDS encoding succinyldiaminopimelate transaminase: MNERLDRLQAYPFERMRAEFGALLPLPESGINLSIGEPKHAPPSFVQEILNDGLRSLATYPPTQGPASLRQAIASWIGQRFGVQLDPETEVLPVLGSREALFAIAQVVVSPGRKVICPNPFYQIYEGAALLAGAEPVFLNLDATHGFAPHWESITDETWAQTDLVYLCSPHNPTGRITSAGEVQMLLAMAARHDFVIAADECYSEISTGDRPDGILQSAMRVQGSLDRVIVFNSLSKRSSLPGLRSGFVVGDRDLLRKFLLYRTYHGSAMSELVARVSEAAWRDEAHADENRRRYQAKVAKAQEILPNCPVPEGGFFLWLPVPGGDDVAFAKNLVQTKQVLVLPGRYLGRENNGTNPGAGFVRVALVPDEATCEEGLRRIAELL; this comes from the coding sequence GTGAACGAGCGTCTGGACCGGCTGCAGGCGTATCCGTTTGAGCGGATGCGAGCGGAGTTTGGCGCCCTCTTGCCGCTCCCCGAATCGGGCATCAATCTCAGCATCGGCGAACCTAAGCACGCGCCGCCCAGCTTCGTCCAAGAAATCCTCAACGATGGTTTGCGGAGCCTGGCGACCTATCCGCCGACGCAAGGTCCGGCGAGTCTGAGGCAGGCCATCGCGAGTTGGATCGGCCAGCGGTTCGGCGTGCAACTCGACCCCGAGACGGAGGTCTTGCCGGTGCTTGGCTCGCGCGAGGCGCTTTTCGCCATCGCGCAGGTCGTCGTTTCGCCGGGCCGCAAGGTCATTTGCCCGAACCCGTTCTATCAAATCTACGAAGGCGCGGCGCTCCTGGCGGGGGCCGAACCGGTGTTCCTGAACCTCGATGCCACCCACGGGTTCGCGCCGCATTGGGAGTCGATCACAGATGAAACCTGGGCGCAAACCGACCTCGTGTATCTCTGCAGCCCGCATAACCCAACCGGGCGCATTACGTCCGCGGGCGAGGTGCAGATGCTGCTGGCGATGGCCGCCCGGCACGACTTTGTGATCGCCGCGGACGAGTGTTACAGCGAGATCAGCACTGGTGATCGGCCCGACGGCATTTTGCAGAGCGCGATGCGCGTGCAGGGAAGCTTGGACCGCGTGATCGTGTTCAACAGTCTCAGCAAGCGCAGCAGCCTGCCCGGGTTGCGAAGCGGGTTTGTCGTTGGGGACCGCGACCTCTTGCGCAAGTTCTTGCTCTACCGCACCTATCACGGCAGCGCAATGAGCGAGCTTGTCGCACGCGTGAGCGAGGCTGCCTGGCGCGACGAGGCGCACGCCGACGAAAATCGTCGCCGCTACCAGGCCAAGGTCGCGAAGGCGCAAGAGATTCTGCCGAACTGCCCGGTCCCGGAGGGCGGCTTCTTCTTGTGGCTACCCGTGCCGGGCGGCGACGACGTCGCCTTCGCAAAAAACCTTGTCCAAACTAAGCAGGTGCTCGTGCTTCCGGGCCGGTACCTGGGGCGCGAAAACAACGGCACGAACCCGGGAGCCGGATTCGTGCGCGTTGCGTTGGTGCCGGACGAAGCCACCTGCGAAGAGGGGCTGCGCCGCATCGCCGAGCTGCTTTAG
- a CDS encoding peptidyl-prolyl cis-trans isomerase, with protein sequence MKRVAVFALAVMAAASFAQVDPNRTVMVVNGEEIKGAEYYQRMEFLPGIGTRSGDRFLEAAPGFLVLNRLIEEKLLFQVAKKQGVYPTPAEVAEIYAEKAAENKDFEKSYQEQGVTKPYVEYQITLELCQFKLQTKGINITDQQVEKHYKENPSRFTIYKKTKLSVIAVPEFRKADVDKSLAAGKDFGAVAKEMSTDPSSQNNGVVGFVSEPEMSETMRGLVKDVKVGGLTAWLQGEAVWLRFRVDDVVPQQIKPLDAKLKRDLRRSLMVDQGMAKNDVEKWLRDARKTAVIEVKQAQFKSEVTKMLERYKIGG encoded by the coding sequence ATGAAGAGAGTTGCTGTTTTTGCATTGGCCGTGATGGCCGCGGCGAGCTTCGCCCAGGTTGACCCGAACCGAACGGTCATGGTGGTGAACGGCGAGGAGATTAAGGGCGCCGAATATTACCAACGCATGGAGTTTCTGCCCGGCATCGGCACGCGCTCCGGCGATCGCTTTCTGGAGGCCGCGCCCGGCTTCCTCGTCCTTAATCGCCTGATCGAAGAAAAGCTGCTGTTCCAAGTGGCGAAGAAGCAAGGCGTGTATCCGACGCCCGCCGAGGTTGCCGAAATCTATGCCGAGAAGGCCGCCGAAAACAAGGATTTCGAAAAGAGCTACCAAGAGCAGGGCGTGACCAAGCCCTATGTCGAGTATCAAATCACGCTCGAACTCTGCCAGTTTAAGCTGCAAACCAAGGGGATTAACATCACCGACCAGCAGGTCGAGAAGCACTACAAGGAAAACCCGAGCCGCTTCACGATTTACAAGAAGACCAAGCTAAGCGTGATCGCCGTGCCCGAATTCCGCAAGGCCGACGTGGATAAGTCGCTGGCCGCGGGCAAGGACTTCGGCGCCGTCGCCAAGGAGATGAGCACGGATCCTTCCAGCCAGAACAATGGCGTGGTCGGATTTGTCAGCGAACCCGAAATGTCCGAGACCATGCGCGGGCTCGTGAAGGACGTGAAGGTCGGCGGCCTCACCGCTTGGCTTCAAGGTGAAGCCGTGTGGCTCCGATTTAGAGTCGACGATGTCGTGCCGCAACAGATCAAGCCCCTCGATGCCAAGCTCAAGCGCGACCTGCGCCGATCGCTCATGGTGGACCAAGGCATGGCCAAAAACGACGTGGAAAAGTGGCTTCGCGACGCCCGCAAGACGGCCGTCATCGAGGTCAAACAGGCGCAGTTTAAGAGCGAAGTGACCAAAATGCTGGAGCGGTACAAGATCGGCGGCTAA
- a CDS encoding glycosyltransferase family 4 protein, which produces MKRIVMLSWEYPPRIVGGISPHVYDLSQQLVRKGVEVHVVTKATPQAPDEEVEPSGVNVHRVHLAEEPTDFVHEIQLLNQATEVRVRQLLEDWRPGGQPTIFHAHDWLSLDSARELKYEYKLPVVATIHATEEGRNGGIFNDLQKYIHESEYWLTYEAWRVIVCSDFMKGQVVKSFNIPENKVDVVFNGVNAGKFQFDWTEKERATWRAQLALPKEKIVMYVGRFVREKGIHVLLNAAGMVLANEPDTKFVIVGGGNRERLERFVRWYGLQDKVLFTGFMANRSLHQMYRCADVAVFPSLYEPFGIVALEGMAAGCAVVASDAGGLREVVLHDETGTLAFSGDAASLAWAILRVLSDPKRAEKLKTAATERLDTDFDWSGIADQTIEVYDRVWEEFLTSYWADATVWPVSPGAEERAAQLALKDKAKSAVVNRPMRHTTQPAVVANTNIDDTLAELFDEDKE; this is translated from the coding sequence GTGAAGCGCATTGTCATGCTGTCGTGGGAATACCCGCCCCGGATTGTCGGGGGGATCAGCCCGCACGTCTATGATCTTTCCCAGCAGTTGGTGCGCAAGGGTGTCGAAGTTCACGTGGTGACGAAGGCCACGCCGCAAGCTCCCGACGAAGAAGTGGAGCCGAGCGGCGTCAACGTTCACCGCGTTCACTTGGCCGAAGAGCCGACCGATTTCGTCCACGAGATTCAGCTTTTGAATCAAGCGACCGAGGTTCGGGTGCGGCAACTGCTCGAAGATTGGCGTCCGGGTGGGCAGCCGACGATTTTCCACGCGCACGATTGGCTGAGCCTGGATAGCGCCCGCGAACTCAAGTACGAGTACAAACTACCCGTCGTCGCCACGATCCACGCCACCGAAGAAGGGCGCAACGGCGGCATCTTCAACGACCTCCAAAAGTACATTCACGAGAGCGAATACTGGCTGACCTACGAAGCCTGGCGCGTCATCGTGTGCTCCGACTTCATGAAGGGGCAGGTCGTCAAGAGTTTTAATATCCCCGAGAACAAGGTGGATGTCGTGTTCAACGGCGTCAACGCCGGCAAATTCCAGTTCGATTGGACCGAGAAGGAGCGCGCAACCTGGCGGGCGCAACTCGCCTTGCCAAAGGAAAAAATCGTGATGTACGTCGGGCGATTTGTCCGCGAAAAGGGCATTCACGTGCTGCTCAACGCCGCCGGCATGGTGCTGGCCAACGAGCCCGATACCAAGTTTGTCATCGTCGGTGGCGGCAATCGCGAACGACTTGAGCGGTTCGTGCGCTGGTACGGCCTGCAAGACAAGGTTCTGTTCACGGGGTTTATGGCCAATCGCAGCCTGCACCAAATGTATCGCTGCGCGGACGTCGCGGTGTTTCCTTCGCTGTACGAACCGTTCGGCATTGTCGCGCTGGAAGGCATGGCCGCGGGTTGCGCGGTGGTGGCCAGCGACGCGGGCGGTCTGCGCGAGGTGGTGCTGCATGATGAGACCGGGACTCTCGCGTTCTCGGGTGACGCGGCGAGTCTGGCCTGGGCTATCCTGCGAGTTCTGAGCGACCCCAAGCGAGCTGAAAAGCTTAAGACGGCGGCGACCGAGCGGCTTGATACCGACTTTGACTGGTCGGGCATTGCCGACCAAACCATCGAAGTCTATGACCGCGTTTGGGAAGAATTTTTGACCAGCTATTGGGCCGACGCCACCGTATGGCCCGTTTCGCCGGGCGCCGAAGAACGCGCCGCCCAACTCGCGCTGAAAGACAAGGCCAAGTCGGCGGTGGTCAACCGACCGATGCGCCACACCACTCAACCCGCGGTGGTCGCCAACACCAACATCGACGACACGCTCGCCGAGCTTTTTGACGAAGACAAAGAATGA
- the dapD gene encoding 2,3,4,5-tetrahydropyridine-2,6-dicarboxylate N-succinyltransferase gives MSLQTLIAEAWEGRANLSPTACPSELRAAIDEVFAGLDAGQLRVAEKIDGDWVTHQWIKQAVLLSFRVTANQVSESGPMRFFDKVPLKFSQTTAEEFQQGGYRVVPHAIARRGSYIGPNVVLMPSYVNVGAYVDEGSMVDTWATVGSCAQIGKNVHLSGGAGIGGVLEPLQANPTIIEDNCFIGARSEVVEGVIVEENAVLSMGVFIGQSTRILDRETGEIIYGRVPAGSVVVPGTMPSKDGSHSLYCAVIVKRVDAQTRAKTSLNELLRAAE, from the coding sequence ATGAGCCTGCAAACCCTGATTGCCGAGGCGTGGGAAGGCCGCGCCAACCTCTCGCCGACCGCGTGCCCCTCGGAACTACGCGCGGCGATTGACGAAGTTTTTGCCGGACTGGACGCCGGGCAGCTGCGAGTTGCTGAGAAGATTGACGGCGACTGGGTGACCCACCAGTGGATCAAACAGGCGGTGCTGCTCTCGTTCCGCGTGACCGCGAACCAGGTGAGCGAGTCGGGCCCGATGCGATTTTTTGATAAGGTGCCGCTGAAGTTCAGCCAGACCACGGCCGAAGAGTTTCAGCAAGGCGGCTACCGGGTGGTGCCGCACGCCATCGCGCGGCGGGGAAGTTATATCGGCCCCAACGTCGTGCTCATGCCGAGCTACGTGAACGTCGGCGCCTATGTAGACGAGGGCTCGATGGTGGATACATGGGCCACGGTTGGCTCTTGCGCCCAGATTGGCAAGAACGTCCACCTAAGCGGCGGTGCGGGCATCGGCGGGGTGCTAGAACCCTTGCAAGCGAACCCCACGATTATCGAGGACAACTGCTTTATCGGCGCGCGCTCCGAGGTGGTCGAGGGCGTAATCGTCGAAGAAAATGCGGTGCTCTCGATGGGCGTGTTCATCGGGCAATCGACCAGAATTTTGGATCGCGAAACTGGCGAGATCATTTATGGGCGCGTCCCGGCGGGATCGGTCGTGGTGCCCGGCACGATGCCGAGCAAAGATGGCTCGCACAGCCTGTATTGCGCGGTGATTGTCAAACGCGTGGACGCCCAAACTCGGGCCAAGACCTCGCTGAACGAGCTGTTGCGCGCGGCGGAATGA
- the dapE gene encoding succinyl-diaminopimelate desuccinylase has translation MTVRDLACQLIACPSVTPDEAGCMAMIREFLTAHGFACRMLDRGGVTNLWATRGEGRTFCLYGHCDVVPPGPREAWATDPFVPTIEGDTLFGRGASDMKGPLAAVLIAATQAQTSGRVAVFVTSDEEGPGVHGTEFALPALLEQGERIDAALVAEPTSEQVFGDVLKVGRRGSFGGKIRFLGKQGHVAYPHLAENPIHAAAPALQRLLETTLDTGGDGFAPSAFQVTNIQAGTGATNVTPGECEVMFNIRYGVKSTPDSLRRTIETALQGTRYELDAKNNSSPFLTAPGPLTSLLAEEVERVAGRRPELGTGGGTSDARVFAACGIPVAEFGPSNATIHAANECVSLSDLEKCVEIYRAVTERFLADELA, from the coding sequence ATGACGGTCCGCGACCTCGCCTGCCAACTCATCGCTTGCCCCAGCGTCACGCCGGACGAAGCCGGTTGCATGGCGATGATTCGCGAGTTTTTGACCGCGCACGGGTTCGCTTGTCGCATGCTTGATCGCGGCGGAGTGACCAACCTTTGGGCCACGCGTGGCGAAGGTCGCACGTTTTGCCTTTATGGGCATTGCGACGTTGTGCCGCCCGGGCCGCGCGAGGCGTGGGCGACCGACCCCTTTGTGCCCACGATCGAGGGCGACACCTTATTTGGTCGTGGTGCGAGCGACATGAAAGGGCCGCTCGCCGCGGTGCTGATCGCCGCCACCCAAGCGCAAACGAGCGGGCGCGTGGCCGTGTTTGTGACCTCTGACGAAGAGGGTCCAGGTGTTCACGGCACCGAGTTTGCGCTGCCCGCCTTGCTCGAACAGGGCGAGCGGATTGATGCCGCGCTCGTGGCCGAGCCCACCAGCGAGCAAGTCTTCGGCGACGTGCTCAAGGTTGGGCGGCGCGGTTCGTTTGGCGGCAAGATTCGGTTTTTGGGCAAGCAGGGGCATGTCGCTTATCCGCATCTCGCGGAAAATCCGATTCACGCCGCCGCTCCGGCCTTGCAGAGGTTGCTCGAAACGACCTTGGACACGGGCGGCGATGGCTTTGCGCCGAGCGCTTTCCAGGTGACGAACATCCAGGCCGGAACCGGGGCCACCAACGTGACGCCCGGCGAATGCGAGGTCATGTTCAACATTCGCTACGGCGTGAAATCCACCCCCGATAGCCTGCGTCGCACCATCGAAACCGCGCTGCAAGGAACCCGTTACGAGCTCGACGCGAAGAACAACAGCAGCCCGTTTCTCACCGCGCCTGGCCCGCTCACGAGCCTGTTGGCGGAGGAAGTCGAGCGCGTTGCCGGACGCCGTCCGGAACTGGGCACCGGCGGCGGCACGAGTGACGCGCGCGTGTTTGCAGCGTGTGGAATTCCGGTCGCCGAATTCGGCCCGAGCAACGCGACGATCCACGCCGCGAATGAGTGCGTCAGCCTCAGCGACCTGGAAAAGTGCGTCGAAATCTATCGGGCCGTAACCGAGCGCTTTCTAGCTGACGAGCTCGCGTAG
- a CDS encoding 2-isopropylmalate synthase, with translation MSKQVLIFDTTLRDGEQSPGVRLNMAQKLEIAHALRDIGVNIIEAGFPISSPGDFESVNTLAREIKGVTICGLTRARQKDIEVAAEALAPAESRRIHTGLGVSENHLQNKLRMSREEALETGVNAVKCARQFTDNIEYFMEDSGRADRDYVYQVVEAVIAAGATTINVPDTTGYTYPEEYRSLIQGIIENVPNSDKAVFSCHCHNDLGMATANTLAGVLGGARQVEVTINGIGERAGNTALEEVAVSLMIRSDYFGGLETSIKPQGLLALSQLVASHTGMVVQRNKAVVGANAYAHSSGIHQDGVLKDRSTYEIISPELVGAAKSEIVLTARSGRHGLKHRLSEIGFNFNEDRFEEIYGKFLVMADTKTEVKDDDLRELVS, from the coding sequence ATGTCCAAGCAAGTTCTGATTTTTGACACCACCCTTCGCGATGGCGAGCAGAGCCCTGGCGTGCGCCTGAACATGGCGCAGAAGCTGGAGATTGCCCATGCCCTCCGCGACATCGGGGTCAACATCATCGAAGCTGGATTCCCCATCAGCTCGCCGGGTGACTTCGAATCGGTGAATACCCTCGCCCGCGAGATCAAGGGCGTCACCATTTGTGGCCTCACGCGAGCTCGCCAAAAGGACATTGAAGTTGCCGCCGAAGCCCTCGCCCCCGCCGAGTCGCGACGCATCCACACCGGCCTTGGCGTCAGCGAAAACCACCTTCAAAACAAGCTGCGCATGAGCCGCGAAGAAGCCCTGGAAACCGGGGTGAACGCCGTCAAATGCGCGCGTCAATTCACCGATAACATCGAATATTTCATGGAAGACTCGGGCCGCGCCGATCGCGACTATGTCTACCAAGTCGTGGAGGCGGTCATCGCCGCCGGAGCGACCACCATCAACGTCCCCGACACGACCGGCTACACCTACCCCGAGGAGTATCGTAGCCTGATTCAAGGCATCATCGAGAACGTGCCAAACAGCGACAAGGCTGTGTTCTCGTGCCACTGCCACAACGACCTGGGCATGGCGACCGCCAACACGCTGGCCGGCGTTTTGGGTGGCGCCCGGCAAGTCGAGGTGACCATCAACGGCATCGGTGAGCGCGCCGGCAACACGGCGCTCGAAGAAGTTGCGGTCTCGCTGATGATTCGGTCGGACTACTTCGGCGGGCTCGAAACGTCGATCAAGCCGCAGGGTCTCTTGGCTCTCTCGCAGTTGGTGGCGAGCCACACCGGCATGGTCGTGCAGCGCAACAAAGCGGTGGTCGGGGCGAATGCCTATGCGCACTCCAGCGGCATTCACCAAGACGGCGTGCTCAAGGATCGCTCGACTTACGAGATCATCTCGCCCGAGCTCGTCGGCGCGGCCAAAAGCGAAATCGTGCTGACCGCTCGCTCGGGGCGTCACGGCCTTAAGCACCGCCTGAGCGAGATTGGGTTCAACTTTAACGAAGACCGGTTCGAGGAAATCTACGGCAAGTTCCTGGTGATGGCCGATACCAAAACCGAAGTGAAGGACGACGACCTACGCGAGCTCGTCAGCTAG
- a CDS encoding YtxH domain-containing protein has translation MANNEENNSLVYLLAGFGLGALVGAAAGILFAPKAGDETREMIGDKAKELKGRTQEWIAEQKAKRAAVIPADEVGA, from the coding sequence ATGGCTAACAACGAAGAAAACAACAGCTTGGTTTATCTGCTCGCCGGTTTCGGCTTGGGCGCATTGGTCGGAGCCGCAGCCGGCATCCTTTTCGCACCGAAGGCGGGCGACGAAACCCGCGAAATGATCGGTGATAAGGCGAAGGAACTCAAGGGTCGAACCCAAGAGTGGATCGCCGAACAAAAGGCGAAGCGTGCCGCGGTCATTCCGGCCGACGAAGTTGGCGCCTAA